The Streptomyces sp. cg36 genomic interval CCAGACGGCCCGTCCGTTCTGTTCGCCGATGCCGCCCGCGGTGTCGCTGGACTTCTGGACGGCCGCTGATGCTGCCCCTCGCCTCGATACTCACGGAAACCGACCCCGGCCTCGACCGCGACCAAGTCGGCCCGGCCGGCATGGGCTGGCGCCACCGCGCGGCCTGCCGGAACCAGCCGGTCGACCTCGACTGGTTCTTCCCCAGCAGCGGCGAAGCCGCCCGCAGCCTGACGGCCGCCCGGGAGGTCTGCGACGTGTGCCCGGTCAAGCCGGAGTGCCTGGCGTACGGGCTGGCCAGCGAGCAGATGTGGGGCGTGTGGGGCGGCGTCCTCGCCGACAGCGTCGAGTGGCGGGCCCTCGGCGGAAGGCCGAGGAACACATGACCGGCGGCCGGACTCAGAGCAGCCCCCGCCAGATCGGGGCGGGGGCCCCGGCGAGCGCGCGCAGCGGTTCAGCCGTCGGTGCCGGCCGTCTTGGTCTGGGCGGCCTTTCGGCGGTTGGCCGCGGTGCGCATCCGGCTGACGGTCGCCTCGTTGTAGTCCGCCGCGTCGGCGGCCTCCGTGACCACGAGCACGCCGCGCTCGATGTAGGCGAGGACCGTCTCGTTCAGGAGCTCGCGCTTCTTGGTCAGGGATTTCTCCGCGTCGGTGACGTCCTGCCGCAGTTTCTGGAGGAACTGCTCGGCGTCGAGGCGGGCGGCGTCGGCTTCACGGTCGAGGACACGTCGGCGGCGGGGCGGCATGCGCCCATCATGACAAGCCCGTCAAGACCCGTAGGTCGTGGGTACGAACCGGCCACCCCGCCCGACCACGGTGGCCAAAACCCCCCCTTGTGGCATGACGAGCAAGTCATGACTATGAAGTCATGCCTTGCGAGTCGAGGCAGCGCACAACGCACGACGGCCCGGCCCGGTGCGGACACACCAGGACGAGCCGAAACGCGAACCACCCCCGGCGCGGACACGCCAGGGGTGGCTCTGACCCGACACCTCACGTGCATGAGGAGCGAGCTGTGCCCGATCTTTCCATGCCCACCCCTGCCCGCTTACGGCAGGCCACCGCGGACGCCGGCCACCGCGCCCGCGCCCTCCGCAGCGCCCGCATCGCCGACTCCGTCACCCCGGAGTCAATCGCGGCGACGGCCGACGCCGTCACCGCCCACCTTGACGCCCTCACCGCCGCCCGTATCGACGGCCGCCGCTGATGGGCCTCCTCAACCGCCTCCTCGGCGGCACCAACGACTACCGCGCCCCCAACGCGACCCCCCGCTACCGGGAACGCGAAGCGCCCCAGGCCAAAGCCGCCCGCAAGACGGCCACGGCCCGCGCCGACCGGGCCGCCCGGCACCGCCGCAACCTGCCCTCCGACCCGGACCCGTTCACCGGCCGCACCGGCGGCGAACGGAGCCGGTGGCGCTGGTGACCACCCGCTGCCAGTTCGACATCGCCCCGGCGACGCTCACCGTCGCCCGGCTCCGCGACCAGGACGAAGCCCACCGGCAAGGGCTCTGCGCCCGGCTGTGGGCCACCGAACAGGCCCGCCGCCGCGACCGCAACGCCCTCCACCCGACCACCACCAACCAGGAAGACCGCGACTCATGACCGCCACCGCGCACCCCCGACTTCTCGCCGACCACCGGCACAGTCCCCTCGCCGGGGGTGCGCGGTGACCACCCCCGAGCCCCCGAAACAGGAGCGGCTGTCCCGCTGGGAGATCGCCCTCGCCGCCACCGCCGCCGCTCTCGCCGTCACGGCCGGCACCTTCGGACTGATCCTGTCGTTCAGCACCGTCTCCTCGTGGGCGGACACCCGCGGCTTCAAGTTCCCCCCGCTGGTCCCGCTCGCGGTCGACTTCCTGATCCCCGCGTCCGGCGTCGCCTACGTCCTCCTCGTCCGCCTGGACATCCCGCTGTGGTGGCTCCGCTACGCGCCCTGGGCCCTGACCGGCGTCACCGTGTTCCTGAACATCCCCAAAGGCAGCGAGGCCGGGATCGGGGAGATGGTCGGCCACGCGGCGATGCCCGCGGTGTGGGCGTTCGTGACCGAGGTGTTCATCCACGTCTACCGGGCCAAGCGCGGCATCCGTACCGGGCGCCGGATGGAAAGCATCCGCTGGGCTCGCTGGCTGCTCGCCCCCGTGCCCACGTTCCGGCTGTGGCGGCGCATGAAGCTGTGGGAACTCCGCTCGTACGACCAAGTCCTCAAGCTCGAACGAGAGCGAATCGCCTACCGCGACCACCTCCGGAGCCGCTACGGCTGGGCATGGCGGCGCACGGCCCCGGTCGAATCCCGCATGCCGCTGCGCCTGGCCAAGTACGGCGTTCCCCTCGCGGAGACGGCCCCGGCGGGTCTGGCCGCCGCCGGGATCAAGCCGACTGCCGTCACTCCGGACGGCCACGCGGCGGAGGCCACGGAGGTGACCGCCACGGTGGAACGCGCGAGCACCCCGACGGGCGGGCCAACCGAACCGCCCGCACTTCCGCACGCGGAGGAGGTCCCTTCCCTCCGTGCCCTCCTGCCGGCGCGGCAGGCCGCCTATGCGGCGGAGGAGGTCGTGAGGAAGCCGAGGGAGGAGGTCACCGCCCGCATCCCGGAGGAGGTTCCCTTGCTGCCTCCTCCGCCGGACCTCCTCCACCACGACAACGACGTGGAGGAGGTCGAAGAAGGCTTGGCGAACTGTGCGGAGGAGGTCCTGGAGGAGGTCCCTCTGCTGCCTCCTCCGCCGGACCTCCTCCACCTCGACCACGGCACGGAGGAGGTCTCGCGGGCCGCCCTCTCGACAGGCGGAGAAATCGACATTGCGCCGCAGGTCACGGCGGAGGAGGTTCCTGCGCCGGAGCCCACGGAGGAGGCCACGGAGGACGTCCTCCGCAAGGCCCGGACCGAGGCCCAGAAATGGGCGCAGAGCCCCGAAGGCATCGCCCTGCGCGAGGAGATCCGCAAGCAGCTCCTCGCGCTCCTGGACCGCGCGGAGGAGGTCTCCCCGGCCGACTTCGCCCGCGAGCACCCCCACTACCGGGTCACCCGAAAGTACGTCGCCGACCAGCTCAAGTGGGCCCGCGCTCACGCGCACAAGCCGACTACCTGACCGATCCCAAGGACGACGATGACCTCCTCCATACCCACGGTCCGTGGCGATGTCTGCGGCTGCACGGTGACCGTCCTGCCCACCGCCGAGTACCGGTCCACGCCGACACCGACCCGGGTCTTACGGGCCCAGGTCGGTGCGGATGAGCAGCGCGTCCGGTTCTACCTGTGGCGGCTCCTCGGTGTCGGGGGAGCGCGGTGACCACGACCGACGAGCCCGCGGCCACCGAGGCCGGCGAGGTCGATCTGCACGTGCCGCTGCCGCCCGAGCAGCCCATGCCCGTGCCCGTCGAGCCGCCCGAGCCTGAGTGGTGGCAGCAGCCGGGGGCGTACGAGCCGGTCCCGGCCACGCCGTCGCAGGCCGTCCCGCCCAAGCCGACCACCCCGCCACCCGCCAGCGAGGACCAGGAGGAGTCCAGGTTCGTGACGCCGACCATGCCGACCGCCCCGCCGACCGCGCACCTCCTCGACCAGGACGACCCGGTCGAAGGGGACGAGGACGTGGATGGCCAGGAGCAGCCGGACACCCGCGCGGAGCGGCGCCGCCTGCGCCGGGTCCGCCTTCCTCGCCCGCGCCGGGCCGACCCCGACCCGGATACGGGGGACAGCGAAGCCCCGGCCGCCGAGGACGCCGACCAGGAGCAAGGGCCTCGTGGGGACGACGGGTACTGGCCGGTGGTCGGCGCGGAGATCCGGCAGGGCTTCGAGCCGCTGCGGAACGAGGTGGCCGCGCTCACCGCGCACTTGTACGCGGTGAAGGTGGGCGAGGAGGAAGCGGCCAGCCCCCGCAAGCTCGCGCACGCCGTACGGACGGGACGGTTCAAGCGCTACGCGCCCGCGCTCGCCCTGCCCCTGATCCCGATCCCGCCGTTCGTCCCGGCCGTCGGCGGGTTCTCCCTCGCCAAGGTCTACGCCTCGGTGCCGCAGTCGATGGCGGCCGACATGCACACCGGGGTCGCGATCGCGGCCGCCGTGTCCCTCGTCCCGGCCGCCGTCCTCGTCTGGCGCGTCGGGAAGCACCTGAAGGCCCGCACGAAGCCGGGGTTCACGCTGCGCGTCGCCACTGCCACCAGCCTGATCGGCTCCCTCCTCTACGGGCCGATCGGCGCCTACGCCCTCTACCTCACGAACGGAGTCGTCGCATGACGCTGTCCTTCATCACCCTGTCCGCGCCCGCCCCGCAGGTCGGCACCGGGGCCGTCGCGGCCGGCGGGTTCGGCGCGATCGTCTTCGGCATCCTGACCACCGTCTGGTACGTGCGGCAGTGGAAGAACGCCAAGCGCCGCGAGACCCGCGCCCCCTACCTGCAAGGCATGTGGACCGGCGTCACCCTCGGCATGACCGGCGGCGTCATAGGGTCCCTCGTCCTCGCGCTCACATCGGTCGCGGCGGTCGGCGGCGACCTCGCGATGCAGACCGGGGCCGGAGCCCAGGTCGGCGGGGCCACTGCGGGCCGTACCGGGCAGGCCACCGCGGCGATCGCCCTGATCGGGCTGGTCGTTCTGGTGTGGAACGTGTCGGGCTGGTCGGCGGGCGCGAAGGACGGCAAGGTCCCGTACTTCATGGGGATTACCAGCGGGGCATCGTTCGGCCTGGGCGGCGGACTCCTGCTCGTCCTGACCGGCGCGGTCGGCATGGTCTCCAACTCGCTGGGCGGGATCATCCTGAACCTGGTCGGGGCCCGGTGAGCGCGGTGACCACCAACCCGCCCCACAACAACCAGCCCGACGAGCCCGAGCAGCACCAGGACCATGTCGAGGTCGAGGAGGACGAGCAGCCCCGGCTCCGGGAGCGCTTGGCCGTCCGCCTGCGCGCGTACTACAACCTGCGGGCCCTGCGCCCGTACGCCGACCTGCGCGGCCTGCGGTCCTGGAAGCTCCCGCTCGTGGAGGGCTCGAAAGTCCTCACCGCCCGCCTCGCGGCTCGCGTCGCCCAGCTGCGGCGGTGGGTCATCGAAGGCGACGCCCCCGCCGCCCCCACGAAGCCGAGCAAGGGCAAGCCCTGGAAGAAGACCAAGGGCAAGTCCGAACCGGACAGCGAGGCCACCAGCCCGGAGCCGGACATCGGCAGCGCGAAGGACGAGATCGACAACAAGGGCAAAGAGCCGGGCGAGAAGGACGTGAAGGCCGCGATGGCGCGCGGCGGCGGCGTCCTGATCGGGGTCGCCGTAGCGGTGGCAGCCGTTCCCCAGCTCCCGAAGGCCACCGGCCTCGCCCCCCTCGCCCTGGCCCTCATCGCTGCCGCCGCATGGTGTTTCGCCGCCCTCATCGTCGCGCCGCGAGCGGCCCTCACCCCACAAGACGATCAAGAAACGGGGGAGGACGACACGGAGCTCGACGTCGAGGAGGCCGAGCAGCCAACCCCGGACAGCGAACCGGAACCTGCACCGCGGCCCGCGCCCGTACTCACGCCGGAGCAACAGCGCGCCGAGTTCCAGCGGACCGTCGCCGACCTCATCGGCGCCCGGAATGGCGTGCACTTCTCGGAAATCGTCGATCACTACCGTGCCCGTGGCGACGTGATCGACACCGCTGGAGTCCGCCGCCAGTGCGAGGAGTACGGGGTGCCTACCCGGCTCCAGGTCGGGGTCGACGGACGCAACCGAAGCGGGGTCCACAAGGGCGACTTCGAGGCTGCCATGGGCGCCCCTATCGGCACTCTCCGTGCACCTGCCGCACGCGGCCCCCTCACCCCGTCAGAAGGGGCCCCTGGCCAGGCCCAGCAGACCAGTTCACCCGCCCCCGGAGTGTGGATCGTCCATGCCCCCGGCCAGCCGGCCACCCCAACAACCGCCCCGCCGCTCTCCCCCGACCCGGTCCAGACCCCACCCGTAGAGGACGCAGAACCGCTGGTCACGGCTCTATCTAACGAATCTATCTACCCGTCTAACAGCTCCGACGCCCCCTGCGAAGAGGGCAGGCCGCACCTGCGGCTGGTCAAGAACACCACCTCCAACGAGATCCCTGTGCAACGGAAAGCCGACTGATGATCGACTACAAGAACCGCATCCGCAGGGCGGCCCAGGCCGCCGACATCGCCCACCAAGCTCTCACCGACCGTGACCACCGGCTGGCCCGAACCGCAGCCGCTGTCTCAGCAGCCCACCTCGAACTGGCCCGCGAAGCGCGGGCCGCCCAACCCATGGAAGAAGACTGGCGAGGCGCCCCGAACGTCCGGTCCGCACTGACCCCGACCATCCCCCGAGAGATCCTGCTCGGCCTGCTGACCGAGACCTGCGGCGACAGCAACGGAGCGCAGTTCGCCGACGTCCTCGAACTCGCCGACAGCCGCGGGCTCCTCACCACATGGACCGTTTCGGAACTCCGCGCACTGTGCGGGAGATACGGCATTCCCGTCCGCGAAAGCGTCAAGGTCAACCGGCGGAACCGGATCGGGGTGCACCGCGCAGACCTTGCCGCCGTGATCGCCGAGTCCGGCACCTCCGAGGACTGATGGCCGTACGTCTTCCGAGTCGCTCTGTCCGCCGCGTCCGCTCCCGGAAGGAACAGCACCGCCATGTCCGATGTCCTCGATCACCAGCTCGCCGAGCGCATCCACGCGTTCCGAGAGCTGATCGACCGCAAAGCGAAGATCGACGC includes:
- a CDS encoding WhiB family transcriptional regulator, with product MLPLASILTETDPGLDRDQVGPAGMGWRHRAACRNQPVDLDWFFPSSGEAARSLTAAREVCDVCPVKPECLAYGLASEQMWGVWGGVLADSVEWRALGGRPRNT
- a CDS encoding DUF2637 domain-containing protein; translated protein: MTTPEPPKQERLSRWEIALAATAAALAVTAGTFGLILSFSTVSSWADTRGFKFPPLVPLAVDFLIPASGVAYVLLVRLDIPLWWLRYAPWALTGVTVFLNIPKGSEAGIGEMVGHAAMPAVWAFVTEVFIHVYRAKRGIRTGRRMESIRWARWLLAPVPTFRLWRRMKLWELRSYDQVLKLERERIAYRDHLRSRYGWAWRRTAPVESRMPLRLAKYGVPLAETAPAGLAAAGIKPTAVTPDGHAAEATEVTATVERASTPTGGPTEPPALPHAEEVPSLRALLPARQAAYAAEEVVRKPREEVTARIPEEVPLLPPPPDLLHHDNDVEEVEEGLANCAEEVLEEVPLLPPPPDLLHLDHGTEEVSRAALSTGGEIDIAPQVTAEEVPAPEPTEEATEDVLRKARTEAQKWAQSPEGIALREEIRKQLLALLDRAEEVSPADFAREHPHYRVTRKYVADQLKWARAHAHKPTT